The following is a genomic window from Spirosoma agri.
AGGTTTAGGGTGAAGAATACGGCCCATCCAGCCGGGGCCTGATAACGTTCGGGCGGGGCCGATGCGCAGTACGCTGATCAGTGCGAAAGTACTATCTTTATCGCATCAACCTGACCTGTTTATGAACCGAATCGTTTTACTCATAACCTCACTCTGGGCGTCGGTGGCCTTCAGCCAGTCAACGTCAATCATGGCCTCATCGCAACAGAAAAATTACCAGCCGCCAGCCTTTACCGACCCCAACCGGCTGGCTAAAATCGAAGCTACCTATTCGGCAATCGACAAAATCTACCAGGAATATGCTGCCAAAAATCATTATCCGGGCCTTGCGTACGGGCTGGTTGTCGATGGGAAACTGGTACATTCGGGCGGTCTGGGTTTTACGGACGTAGCGCGCAAAACGCCAGCGACGCCAAAATCGGTATTCCGGATTGCCTCCATGACCAAGAGCATTACGGCGATGGCTATTCTGAAACTGCGCGATGAAGGAAAACTCCAACTCGATGATCCAGCGTCGAAGTACATACCGGAAGCGGCCAACCTGACGTATCTTACCGCCGATGCGCCAGCTATAACTGTCCGGAATCTGATGGCGCACTCGGCGGGTTTCCCCGAAGATAACCCCTGGGGTGACCGGCAATTGGCCGATTCTGACGCTGAACTCTTGGCCTTTCTCAAAAAAGATATTTCGTTTTCCAACGTGCCGGGTGTCGCCTACGAATACAGCAATATGGGGTTTGCCATGCTGGGCCGGATCATTACGAAAGCTTCCGGCAAACAGTATCAGCAGTACATCACCGATGCCATTCTGAAACCGCTCGGCATGACGCATACCGAATGGGAATACACCAAAGTACCCGCAGATCAGCTGGCGCATGGGTATCGATGGCTTGACAATCAGTGGGTTGAGGAGCCACTGCTTCACGACGGTAGTTACGGGGCCATGGGCGGACTGATTACGTCCATCGAGGATTTTAGTCGCTACGTGGCGTTTCATCAATCGGCCTGGCCCGCCCGAAATGAGGCCGAAACGGGACCCATCAAACGCAGCTCCGTACG
Proteins encoded in this region:
- a CDS encoding serine hydrolase domain-containing protein, which gives rise to MNRIVLLITSLWASVAFSQSTSIMASSQQKNYQPPAFTDPNRLAKIEATYSAIDKIYQEYAAKNHYPGLAYGLVVDGKLVHSGGLGFTDVARKTPATPKSVFRIASMTKSITAMAILKLRDEGKLQLDDPASKYIPEAANLTYLTADAPAITVRNLMAHSAGFPEDNPWGDRQLADSDAELLAFLKKDISFSNVPGVAYEYSNMGFAMLGRIITKASGKQYQQYITDAILKPLGMTHTEWEYTKVPADQLAHGYRWLDNQWVEEPLLHDGSYGAMGGLITSIEDFSRYVAFHQSAWPARNEAETGPIKRSSVREMHMPRTFRDLSPTFRFPSGRVSPMVTHYAYGLTWSRDADGREYVAHSGGLPGFGSQWRILPDYGIGIIAYGNLTYANLGTVNWAVLDTLISMAKLQPRQLPVSPILKQRKAELVRLLPNWTNAEKSPIFAENFFPDHSLENRRKAAQALFEKIGKVVRVGEVVPENQLRGRFLIEGEQGNVDVFFTLTPENPALIQQLDLNERVKK